The genomic segment GCTGATGAAATGGTGAAAGGAATGCACAGCGCACGCCATTTCAAAGACCGCACAAAATTCTGGGATGAACTATGAAACGGCAAAAGTATCTGCTCGACACCAATATCTGTGCATACTGGTTGCGCGATAAGTTCGATGTGAAGCATCGCATCAATACCGTGGGCATGGAGAACTGCTACATCTCCGAAGTCACCGTTGCTGAACTGAAGTTTGGCAAGGCGTATGGCAGGTTGAAAGGCGGTCCGAAGTATAAGGACCAGCATCTGGAGCAATTTTTCGAGGACATTAATGTCTTGAAAATTGAGCCTTACTTCGATTTTTATGCTGACGAGAAGGCACGGCTCGAACTGGCAGGCACTCCTGCACACGACGACTTCGACCTTCTCATCGGTTGTACTGCTGTTGCCGAGGACATGGTAATGGTGACACAAAACGTGACAGATTTCAAGAATATCAATGGCATACAGATAGAAAACTGGATTCCTGACTTGCAAAAATAGTACAATCTTTTACCGAAAGACCTGATTAAAAAGATATCCGCCGGGATTCTCTTTCCAAGAGTCTCGGCGGATTCTTGCTTTTGTATATTTATGCAATAGCAGAGCTCTAAAAAGTCATTTTGTAAACTCTTGAATTCCAGTGCGTTAGGAATGGCTTTCCAAAAGGGGAACTTTTGCACTCCAAAAGGGGAACTTTTAGGAGCTAAAAGGGGAACTTTTGCAAGCTAAAAGTGGCACTTTTGGAAAACGAAAGTTCAACTGCATATTTATACGCCCATTTCTGTATGTTTATGCGCTTCCGCAAAATGAAAAATAATAAAGGATAAATGATACAACAAGAGGGCGCTTTTTTTCGTCGGATAATTTTCTTTCAACGAGGTGGGAAAATGCGAAAAAACACGCTTTTATTTTGTTATCTCCCGTTTTTAGTCTAACTTTGCATTGTTTTTCAAGTAAGTGTAGATATGTATAGAACAAATACGTGCGGTGAAATCCGCATTTCAGACGTAGGCAAGCAAGTGACGCTTGCAGGATGGGTTCAGCGTGTCAGAAAGATGGGAGGAATGACTTTCGTTGACCTCCGCGACCGCTATGGCTTGACGCAATTGGTATTCAATGAGGCGACGGACAAGGAACTTTGTGACAGCGCCAACAAGCTGGGACGCGAATTTTGCGTGCAGGTTTGTGGCGAAGTTTCCGAGCGCGAAAACAAGAACAAGAATATTCCGACGGGCGACATCGAGATAAAGGTGGCGAAACTGAACGTGCTCAGCGAGAGCATGACACCGCCGTTCACCATCGAGGATCAGACGGATGGCGGCGATGACATACGCATGAAATATCGCTATCTGGATTTGCGGCGTACTCCCGTCCGTTCCAATCTGGAACTGCGCCACCGCATGACGATTCTCATCCGCAACTTCCTGGATGCGCAAAACTTCATTGAGGTGGAAACACCTATCCTGATAGGTTCCACGCCCGAGGGAGCAAGAGACTTTGTCGTTCCTTCGCGCATGAATCCCGGACAGTTCTATGCCTTGCCGCAAAGTCCGCAGACACTCAAGCAGTTGCTGATGGTCAGCGGTTTCGACCGCTACTTCCAGATAGCCAAGTGTTTCCGTGACGAAGACCTGCGTGCCGACCGTCAGCCGGAGTTCACACAGATTGACTGTGAGATGAGTTTCGTTGACCAGGAAGACGTGCTCGACATCTTTGAAGGCATGTCTCGCCACCTGTTCAAGGAGGTGTTGGGCGTGGAACTTCCCGAGAAACTTCCGCAGATGACATGGCACGATGCCATGCGGCTTTATGGAAGCGACAAGCCTGACCTGCGCTTCGGCATGGAGTTCGTGGAACTTGACGACGTGCTGAAAGGAACAGGCACGTTCCCCGTATTCAATGATGCCGCATATATTGGCGGTATCTGTGTGCCGGGATGTGCCAATTACAGCCGCAAGCAGCTGGACGAACTGACCGACTTCGTGAAGCGTCCGCAGGTAGGAGCAAAGGGATTGGTCTATGTGAAGTACAATGAAGACGGCACCGTCAAGACAAGCATCGACAAGTTCTATACTCCCGACGTCTGGGCAAATCTAAAAACCAAAGTGGGCGCCAAAGACGGTGACCTCGTGCTGGTGATGAGTGGCGAGAATGCCAATAAGACACGCGTCCAGCTCAGCACGCTCCGTCTGGAAATGGGCGACAGGCTTGGCTTGCGCGACAAGAACAAGTTTGAATGCCTG from the Prevotella sp. Rep29 genome contains:
- a CDS encoding PIN domain-containing protein gives rise to the protein MKRQKYLLDTNICAYWLRDKFDVKHRINTVGMENCYISEVTVAELKFGKAYGRLKGGPKYKDQHLEQFFEDINVLKIEPYFDFYADEKARLELAGTPAHDDFDLLIGCTAVAEDMVMVTQNVTDFKNINGIQIENWIPDLQK
- the aspS gene encoding aspartate--tRNA ligase yields the protein MYRTNTCGEIRISDVGKQVTLAGWVQRVRKMGGMTFVDLRDRYGLTQLVFNEATDKELCDSANKLGREFCVQVCGEVSERENKNKNIPTGDIEIKVAKLNVLSESMTPPFTIEDQTDGGDDIRMKYRYLDLRRTPVRSNLELRHRMTILIRNFLDAQNFIEVETPILIGSTPEGARDFVVPSRMNPGQFYALPQSPQTLKQLLMVSGFDRYFQIAKCFRDEDLRADRQPEFTQIDCEMSFVDQEDVLDIFEGMSRHLFKEVLGVELPEKLPQMTWHDAMRLYGSDKPDLRFGMEFVELDDVLKGTGTFPVFNDAAYIGGICVPGCANYSRKQLDELTDFVKRPQVGAKGLVYVKYNEDGTVKTSIDKFYTPDVWANLKTKVGAKDGDLVLVMSGENANKTRVQLSTLRLEMGDRLGLRDKNKFECLWIVDFPLFEWSDEEQRLMSTHHPFTMPNPDDIPLLEDHPEKVRAKAYDFVCNGVELGGGSLRIHDGKLQEKMFRILGFTPEKAMAQFGFLINAFKYGAPPHGGIAFGLDRFVSILAGLDSIRDCIAFPKNNSGRDVMLDAPSELDDKQLDELMLKVDIHQEK